Proteins encoded within one genomic window of Micromonospora halotolerans:
- a CDS encoding GvpL/GvpF family gas vesicle protein → MTTTSDPTRDTGTAVWLHGVVAGTATPAGLPGIAGTPVRAVAAGGLVAVVSDAPLSEYGEAALRRNLEDLAWLERAARAHHAVVDALSRSGAVVPARLATVHRDDDRVARVLVERHDELAGTLTRLDGRAEWGVKGYVVPGATPRVEEPDGGGGAGAAYLRRRRAQLTAREEGQRVAADGAATVHAALAGYAVAARRHAPQDRRLSGAPTAMVLNGAYLVATDRWDGFAGLARELAEHHPELRLELTGPWPPYSFVAEPEAEPAWA, encoded by the coding sequence ATGACCACGACCTCTGACCCCACCCGGGACACCGGGACCGCGGTCTGGCTGCACGGCGTGGTCGCCGGGACGGCCACGCCCGCCGGGCTCCCCGGCATCGCCGGCACCCCGGTCCGGGCCGTGGCCGCCGGCGGCCTGGTCGCCGTGGTCAGCGACGCCCCGCTCAGCGAGTACGGCGAGGCCGCGCTGCGCCGCAACCTGGAGGACCTGGCCTGGCTGGAGCGCGCCGCCCGGGCCCACCACGCCGTGGTCGACGCGCTGTCCCGATCCGGCGCGGTGGTGCCCGCCCGGCTCGCCACCGTCCACCGCGACGACGACCGGGTGGCCCGGGTGCTGGTCGAGCGGCACGACGAGCTGGCCGGCACGCTGACCCGGCTCGACGGCCGCGCGGAGTGGGGCGTCAAGGGGTACGTGGTACCCGGCGCCACCCCGCGGGTCGAGGAACCCGACGGCGGGGGCGGGGCCGGCGCGGCGTACCTGCGGCGGCGCCGGGCCCAGCTCACCGCCCGGGAGGAGGGGCAGCGCGTCGCCGCCGACGGTGCCGCCACCGTGCACGCCGCCCTCGCCGGGTACGCGGTCGCCGCCCGCCGGCACGCGCCGCAGGACCGGCGGCTCTCCGGCGCGCCCACCGCCATGGTGCTCAACGGGGCGTACCTGGTCGCCACCGACCGCTGGGACGGCTTCGCCGGTCTGGCCCGGGAGCTGGCCGAACATCACCCGGAGCTGCGGCTGGAGCTGACCGGCCCCTGGCCGCCGTACTCCTTCGTGGCGGAACCGGAGGCGGAGCCGGCATGGGCGTGA
- a CDS encoding gas vesicle protein K has product MTGRDEAADLAAALGEPGWAAPRARPLDRRLAVDQDSVERGLASLVLTVIELLRQLMERQALRRVDLGDLTEEQVERVGATLMALEEQMTQLREYFGLAPEDLNLDLGPLGPLLPTD; this is encoded by the coding sequence GTGACCGGCCGGGACGAGGCGGCCGACCTGGCGGCGGCGCTGGGCGAGCCGGGGTGGGCGGCGCCCCGGGCCCGGCCGCTCGATCGCCGGCTCGCCGTGGACCAGGACTCGGTCGAGCGCGGGCTGGCCAGCCTGGTGCTCACCGTGATCGAGCTGCTCCGGCAGCTCATGGAGCGGCAGGCGCTGCGCCGGGTCGACCTGGGCGACCTGACCGAGGAGCAGGTCGAACGGGTCGGCGCCACGCTGATGGCGCTGGAGGAGCAGATGACCCAGCTCCGCGAGTACTTCGGCCTGGCTCCCGAGGACCTCAACCTCGATCTTGGCCCGCTCGGCCCGCTGCTACCCACCGACTGA
- a CDS encoding SRPBCC family protein encodes MATGNLTDRARDQIGGELRNLASAIGERAVHAVTERITGATGRLSEYAKEGGGPGLVAAATGAQKLAEGHSPVKAMFQAGLAGGKEKLMSAFGGGKGGKGGGKKLKVTNIVETIEVGVPVRVAYNQWTQFGDFPSFMKKVEQADCDSDEKMTWKAQVFWSHRTWESTIVRQIPDRLIHWRSKGEKGSVDGTVSFHEVGPELTRILVVLEYHPQGLFEHTGNLWRAQGRRVRLELKHFVRHVMTRTVLDPDSVEGWRGEIEDSQVVKDHETALREEQEARQEREGEEQRGRGERPGRGEQRGREEEPEEEPEEEAEEEGRPAARRRPSPPRRRPSRYEEEYADYDEGNDFDDDEYAEEPEEEEEPPRRRAPERARRPQPREEREARPERPRPVRRAPETPRRPVVRRRREEREE; translated from the coding sequence ATGGCAACCGGCAACCTCACGGACCGGGCCCGGGACCAGATCGGTGGCGAGCTGCGCAACCTCGCCTCGGCCATCGGCGAGCGTGCCGTGCACGCGGTCACCGAGCGGATCACCGGTGCCACCGGGCGGCTCAGCGAGTACGCCAAGGAGGGCGGTGGCCCCGGGCTGGTCGCCGCCGCCACCGGCGCGCAGAAGCTCGCCGAGGGCCACTCCCCGGTCAAGGCCATGTTTCAGGCCGGCCTGGCCGGCGGTAAGGAGAAGTTGATGTCGGCGTTCGGTGGTGGCAAGGGCGGCAAGGGCGGTGGCAAGAAGCTCAAGGTCACCAACATCGTCGAGACCATCGAGGTCGGCGTGCCGGTCCGGGTCGCGTACAACCAGTGGACGCAGTTCGGCGACTTCCCGAGCTTCATGAAGAAGGTCGAGCAGGCCGACTGCGACTCGGACGAGAAGATGACCTGGAAGGCGCAGGTCTTCTGGTCGCACCGGACCTGGGAGTCGACCATCGTCCGGCAGATCCCGGACCGGCTCATCCACTGGCGGTCCAAGGGCGAGAAGGGCTCCGTCGACGGCACCGTCAGCTTCCACGAGGTCGGCCCCGAGCTGACCAGGATCCTGGTGGTGCTGGAGTACCACCCGCAGGGTCTCTTCGAGCACACCGGCAACCTGTGGCGCGCCCAGGGCCGCCGGGTCCGGCTGGAGCTGAAGCACTTCGTCCGGCACGTCATGACGCGGACCGTGCTCGACCCCGACTCGGTCGAGGGCTGGCGGGGTGAGATCGAGGACTCCCAGGTGGTCAAGGACCACGAGACCGCGCTCCGCGAGGAGCAGGAGGCCCGCCAGGAGCGGGAGGGCGAGGAGCAGCGGGGTCGCGGGGAACGGCCGGGCCGCGGGGAGCAGCGGGGCCGCGAGGAGGAGCCCGAGGAGGAGCCCGAGGAGGAGGCGGAGGAGGAGGGCCGGCCCGCCGCCCGTCGCCGGCCGTCGCCGCCGCGCCGCCGTCCCAGCCGGTACGAGGAGGAGTACGCCGACTACGACGAGGGCAACGACTTCGACGACGACGAGTACGCCGAGGAGCCCGAGGAGGAGGAGGAGCCGCCGCGCCGCCGCGCCCCCGAGCGGGCGCGTCGCCCCCAGCCGCGCGAGGAGCGGGAGGCGCGCCCCGAGCGGCCGCGCCCCGTCCGGCGGGCTCCCGAGACACCACGACGGCCGGTGGTGCGCCGCCGGCGGGAGGAGCGTGAGGAATGA
- a CDS encoding AAA family ATPase: MAEPDLTLTAILRPAALDARRGVVRLHPEVLTALALRPGDPVRLAGRRVTAGIAAPADPGASSALLYADDLLLGNLGLRDGGQVTVSPLPAAPARRLTLAGPVGVVAAVSPEMLRLALLGKVVTAGDDVSLLPQDVLPDAALRGLVEAARRSLATSVGYAWTSTLLTVVVAEPATGALVTMDTVVGWEHGPATRGSGPAGEAGPATPATSAPADGLLGPEDAPDVDELPGLRAQAEELTELLDLGFHHREVLGRLGTTVSLGVLVSGPAGSGKSALVRAVAARVRARVRPLWGPELAALGNDAAARRLREAAAVVRAGGPAVLLVTDVEAVAPADEPGPLATVFRQVVAETVRSGAAVVCTTGRPEAVDPALRAPDLLSLRITVPLPDAALRREQLTVLTRQVPLAEDVRLDEVAGRTPGFVAADLAALVREAGVRAALRQKAAETPTVAMADFTAALEVVRPTTMAASTLELASVTLDDVGGLHEVKQTLTESVLWPLTYPDTFARLGVTPPRGVLLYGPPGCGKTYLVTALAGSGRANVLSVKGAELLSKWVGESERAVRELFRRAREAAPTLVFLDEVDALAPVRGQAGDAGTTDRVVAALLTELDGVEALRNVVVVGATNRPELVDPALLRPGRLERLVYVPPPDGPARAEILHAAARHVPLAPDVDLTALGAELDAFSAADCAALIREAALAAMRESLAASTVTAAHVEAARARVRPSLDPVQLAHLEAYAATRR; this comes from the coding sequence GTGGCGGAACCCGATCTGACCCTGACCGCGATCCTGCGGCCGGCGGCGCTGGACGCCCGGCGCGGCGTCGTCCGCCTGCACCCCGAGGTGCTCACGGCGCTGGCGCTGCGCCCCGGCGACCCGGTGCGGCTGGCCGGCCGCCGGGTGACCGCCGGCATCGCCGCCCCGGCCGACCCGGGCGCGAGCAGCGCCCTGCTCTACGCCGACGACCTGTTGCTGGGCAACCTGGGGCTGCGCGACGGCGGGCAGGTCACGGTGAGCCCGCTGCCGGCGGCCCCGGCGCGCCGGCTCACCCTGGCCGGCCCGGTCGGCGTGGTCGCCGCGGTCTCCCCGGAGATGCTCCGGCTCGCCCTGCTCGGCAAGGTCGTCACCGCCGGCGACGACGTCTCGCTGCTGCCTCAGGACGTGCTCCCCGACGCCGCGCTGCGCGGCCTGGTCGAGGCCGCCCGGCGCAGCCTGGCCACCAGCGTGGGGTACGCCTGGACCAGCACCCTGCTCACCGTGGTGGTGGCCGAGCCGGCGACCGGCGCGCTGGTCACCATGGACACCGTGGTCGGCTGGGAGCACGGCCCGGCCACCCGCGGCTCCGGCCCGGCCGGCGAGGCGGGCCCGGCGACCCCGGCCACCTCCGCGCCGGCCGACGGCCTGCTCGGGCCCGAGGACGCTCCGGACGTGGACGAGCTGCCCGGGCTCCGGGCCCAGGCCGAGGAGCTGACCGAACTGCTCGACCTGGGCTTCCACCACCGGGAGGTGCTGGGTCGGCTCGGCACCACGGTCTCGCTCGGCGTGCTCGTCAGCGGCCCCGCCGGCTCGGGCAAGTCGGCGCTGGTCCGCGCGGTCGCCGCCCGGGTGCGCGCCCGGGTCCGCCCGCTGTGGGGCCCGGAACTGGCCGCGCTGGGCAACGACGCCGCCGCCCGCCGGCTGCGCGAGGCCGCCGCCGTGGTCCGGGCCGGCGGCCCGGCCGTGCTGCTGGTGACCGACGTGGAGGCGGTCGCCCCGGCCGACGAGCCCGGTCCGCTGGCCACGGTGTTCCGGCAGGTGGTCGCCGAGACGGTCCGGTCCGGGGCGGCGGTCGTCTGCACGACCGGGCGCCCCGAGGCGGTGGATCCGGCGCTGCGCGCCCCGGACCTGCTCTCGCTGCGGATCACCGTGCCGCTGCCGGACGCGGCGCTGCGCCGGGAGCAGCTGACCGTGCTCACCCGGCAGGTGCCGCTGGCCGAGGACGTCCGGCTGGACGAGGTGGCCGGGCGTACGCCGGGTTTCGTCGCCGCCGACCTGGCCGCGCTGGTCCGGGAGGCCGGGGTGCGGGCCGCGCTGCGGCAGAAGGCGGCGGAGACGCCGACCGTGGCGATGGCCGACTTCACCGCCGCCCTGGAGGTGGTCCGGCCGACCACGATGGCCGCGTCCACCCTGGAGCTGGCCTCGGTGACCCTGGACGACGTCGGCGGCCTGCACGAGGTCAAGCAGACGTTGACCGAGTCGGTGCTCTGGCCGCTGACCTACCCGGACACCTTCGCCCGGCTGGGCGTGACGCCGCCCCGTGGGGTGCTGCTCTACGGGCCGCCCGGTTGCGGCAAGACCTACCTGGTCACCGCGCTGGCCGGTTCGGGCCGGGCCAACGTGTTGTCGGTGAAGGGCGCGGAGCTGCTCTCCAAGTGGGTCGGTGAGAGCGAGCGCGCGGTCCGCGAGCTGTTCCGCCGGGCCCGCGAGGCGGCCCCCACGCTGGTCTTCCTCGACGAGGTGGACGCCCTCGCCCCGGTCCGGGGCCAGGCCGGCGACGCCGGCACCACCGACCGGGTGGTCGCCGCCCTGCTCACCGAGCTGGACGGGGTGGAGGCGCTGCGCAACGTGGTGGTGGTCGGCGCGACGAACCGCCCCGAGCTGGTCGACCCGGCGCTGCTCCGCCCCGGCCGGCTGGAACGCCTCGTGTACGTGCCGCCGCCGGACGGCCCGGCCCGCGCCGAGATCCTCCACGCGGCCGCCCGGCACGTCCCGCTCGCGCCCGACGTCGACCTCACCGCGCTCGGCGCGGAGCTGGACGCCTTCTCGGCGGCCGACTGCGCCGCACTCATCCGGGAGGCGGCCCTCGCCGCGATGCGCGAGTCGCTGGCGGCCAGCACGGTCACGGCCGCGCACGTCGAGGCGGCGCGCGCCCGCGTCCGCCCCTCGCTGGACCCGGTCCAGCTCGCCCACCTGGAGGCCTACGCCGCGACCCGGCGGTGA
- the gvpJ gene encoding gas vesicle protein GvpJ: protein MSTTTGQSGSALERTSGGGGGTLADVVETVLDKGVVIDAQVSVAVVGIQLLEINARVVIASVETYLRFAEAVDRLSIVPKDQKGLPDLVGDAAGAASKGKAVSGLGKAAQEISGAVADSLRDRGDERERERPRRRRDEER, encoded by the coding sequence GTGTCCACCACGACGGGACAGTCGGGCAGCGCCCTGGAGCGCACCAGCGGCGGCGGCGGGGGAACCCTCGCCGACGTCGTGGAGACCGTGCTCGACAAGGGCGTGGTGATCGACGCCCAGGTGTCGGTCGCCGTGGTCGGCATCCAGCTCCTGGAGATCAACGCCCGGGTGGTGATCGCGAGCGTCGAGACGTACCTGCGGTTCGCCGAGGCGGTCGACCGGCTGAGCATCGTGCCGAAGGACCAGAAGGGCCTGCCGGACCTGGTCGGTGACGCGGCCGGCGCGGCCAGCAAGGGCAAGGCGGTCTCCGGGCTCGGCAAGGCGGCCCAGGAGATCAGCGGCGCGGTGGCCGACTCGCTCCGCGACCGGGGTGACGAGCGGGAGCGGGAGCGGCCACGCCGGCGCCGGGACGAGGAGCGCTGA
- a CDS encoding roadblock/LC7 domain-containing protein translates to MTSPFLHDNADQTTAGGLSPEARTFNWLLDSFTSSTAGVMEAIAVSSDGLLMAMSAIKDRSNAERLAAVVSGMTSLAGGAASWYALGGLNRVIVDMAEGYLLISAISSGSVLGVVADRSANLGTVAYEMTLFAGRAGGALSPRLIAELKNAVQQ, encoded by the coding sequence GTGACCAGCCCGTTCCTGCACGACAACGCCGACCAGACCACCGCCGGCGGCCTCAGCCCCGAGGCACGCACCTTCAACTGGCTGCTCGACTCGTTCACCTCCAGCACGGCCGGGGTGATGGAGGCGATCGCAGTCTCCTCGGACGGACTGCTGATGGCCATGTCCGCCATCAAGGACCGGTCCAACGCGGAGCGGCTGGCCGCCGTCGTCTCCGGCATGACCAGCCTCGCCGGAGGCGCGGCCAGCTGGTACGCGCTCGGCGGGTTGAACCGGGTGATCGTCGACATGGCCGAGGGCTACCTGCTGATCAGCGCGATCAGCAGCGGCTCGGTCCTCGGCGTGGTCGCCGACCGCTCGGCCAACCTGGGCACCGTGGCGTACGAGATGACGCTCTTCGCCGGCCGGGCCGGCGGCGCGCTGAGCCCCCGGTTGATCGCCGAACTGAAGAACGCCGTCCAGCAATGA
- a CDS encoding GvpL/GvpF family gas vesicle protein, which produces MAEENGLFIYGIVPSDVEPTPEAEGVGSPPGEVTAIRHGELAALVSEVGLEEPLGRPADLTAYERLLDGTAVVAPVLPVRFGTVVTGEDAVEDLLAAHHDRFAAALDEFEDRLQYTVHGRFDEQEFIAGFLAENAAAGALADEVRGRPEVESREQRIRLGEMISQAVELRREAENRDLIDAVGRYVVADAPLPPSNELDAVRVSFLVEGGAEDEFVQAVEDFAERRRDLIRMRLIGPLAPYDFVSAHQLVE; this is translated from the coding sequence ATGGCTGAGGAGAACGGGCTGTTCATCTACGGCATCGTGCCGTCCGACGTGGAGCCGACCCCCGAGGCCGAGGGGGTCGGCTCCCCACCCGGCGAGGTGACCGCCATCCGGCACGGTGAGCTGGCCGCGCTGGTCAGCGAGGTCGGGCTGGAGGAGCCGCTGGGCCGGCCGGCCGACCTGACCGCGTACGAGCGGCTGCTGGACGGGACGGCGGTGGTCGCGCCGGTGCTGCCGGTCCGGTTCGGCACGGTGGTGACCGGCGAGGACGCGGTCGAGGACCTGCTCGCGGCGCACCACGACCGGTTCGCCGCCGCCCTCGACGAGTTCGAGGACCGGCTCCAGTACACCGTGCACGGGCGCTTCGACGAGCAGGAGTTCATCGCCGGGTTCCTGGCGGAGAACGCCGCCGCCGGTGCCCTCGCCGACGAGGTGCGGGGCCGGCCGGAGGTCGAGAGCCGGGAGCAGCGGATCCGGCTCGGCGAGATGATCAGCCAGGCGGTGGAGCTGCGGCGGGAGGCCGAGAACCGCGACCTCATCGACGCGGTGGGCCGGTACGTGGTGGCCGACGCACCCCTCCCGCCCAGCAACGAGCTGGACGCGGTGCGCGTCTCCTTCCTGGTGGAGGGTGGCGCCGAGGACGAGTTCGTCCAGGCCGTGGAGGACTTCGCCGAGCGGCGGCGAGATCTGATCCGGATGCGGCTCATCGGCCCGCTCGCCCCGTACGACTTCGTCAGCGCGCACCAGCTGGTGGAGTGA
- a CDS encoding gas vesicle protein GvpG, which translates to MDILWTLLTLPYAPVRGLTALVKVVAREAESQQYNPVNIRRELEELDRAAAAGDITPEERDRGQQQVLDRLTRPAAGAGRIPPGRNGAPRRPASARRETGGRRGEPRRGRGGGR; encoded by the coding sequence GTGGACATCCTGTGGACGCTGCTGACCCTGCCGTACGCGCCGGTGCGCGGGCTCACCGCGCTGGTCAAGGTGGTGGCGCGGGAGGCGGAGTCGCAGCAGTACAACCCGGTCAACATCCGGCGCGAGCTGGAGGAGCTGGACCGGGCGGCGGCGGCCGGTGACATCACGCCGGAGGAGCGGGACCGGGGGCAGCAGCAGGTGCTGGACCGGCTGACCAGGCCGGCCGCCGGCGCCGGGCGGATCCCGCCGGGGCGTAACGGCGCGCCCCGGAGGCCGGCGTCCGCCCGGCGGGAGACCGGCGGCCGCCGTGGCGAGCCGCGCCGCGGACGAGGGGGAGGGCGATGA
- a CDS encoding GNAT family N-acetyltransferase — protein MMGAVRLEPVDERNLEPLLSVAAAEAEPEDVMPPVEAPAGWSLARREAFREFHRASFGGLDGPTRTLMYAIVAGGEVVGMVRMTRCDEPGTVETGMWLGRSARGQGLGAAALRELLHAAAAAGMRTVVAETTPDNQGAVSVLRKCGAELREKDGKLRAEMCLDSALPAH, from the coding sequence GTGATGGGTGCGGTACGGCTGGAGCCGGTGGACGAGCGAAACCTGGAGCCGTTGCTCTCCGTAGCGGCTGCCGAGGCGGAGCCGGAGGACGTCATGCCCCCGGTCGAGGCCCCGGCCGGGTGGTCGCTGGCCCGTCGGGAGGCCTTCCGCGAGTTCCACCGGGCGAGCTTCGGCGGGCTGGACGGCCCCACCCGCACCCTGATGTACGCCATCGTGGCCGGCGGCGAGGTCGTCGGCATGGTGCGGATGACGCGCTGCGACGAGCCGGGGACGGTGGAGACCGGGATGTGGCTGGGCCGCTCGGCGCGCGGCCAGGGGCTCGGCGCGGCGGCCCTGCGGGAACTGCTCCACGCTGCGGCGGCGGCCGGCATGCGCACCGTCGTGGCCGAGACGACACCGGACAACCAGGGCGCTGTCTCGGTCCTTCGGAAATGCGGCGCGGAATTGCGCGAGAAGGACGGGAAGCTCCGCGCGGAAATGTGCCTCGATTCCGCCCTGCCGGCCCATTAG
- a CDS encoding GTP-binding protein, whose product MDSVRSPEWPAAAAGGPVANSAATRYVAPPTTVPPAGRAATPAPPPPYRPPEVAGPTVSRVPAPRPPIPVKILIAGGFGVGKTTAVGAISEIAPLTTEAEMTTAGIGVDDPGAASDKTTTTVAMDFGCVTIDRSLKLYLFGTPGQARFGFMWDDLARGALGALVVVDSARLDDCYPAIDFFERAGLPFAVGVNAFDGRLALDLPSIRWALAIGEHVPLVQFDARDRLSVRDALLVVLDRALDRATREKGA is encoded by the coding sequence ATGGACTCCGTGCGATCTCCTGAATGGCCGGCGGCCGCGGCGGGCGGTCCCGTCGCGAACAGCGCCGCCACCCGGTACGTCGCCCCGCCCACCACCGTCCCGCCGGCCGGTCGGGCCGCCACGCCGGCTCCGCCGCCGCCGTACCGGCCGCCCGAGGTGGCCGGCCCGACGGTCAGCCGGGTGCCCGCGCCCCGCCCACCGATCCCGGTGAAGATCCTCATCGCCGGTGGCTTCGGGGTGGGCAAGACCACCGCGGTGGGCGCGATCTCCGAGATCGCCCCGCTGACCACCGAGGCGGAGATGACCACCGCCGGGATCGGCGTCGACGACCCGGGCGCGGCCTCGGACAAGACCACCACCACGGTGGCCATGGACTTCGGCTGCGTCACCATCGACCGCAGCCTCAAGCTCTACCTCTTCGGCACGCCCGGCCAGGCCCGCTTCGGCTTCATGTGGGACGACCTGGCCCGGGGCGCGCTCGGCGCGCTCGTGGTGGTCGACAGCGCCCGGCTCGACGACTGCTATCCGGCGATCGACTTCTTCGAGCGGGCCGGGCTGCCGTTCGCCGTGGGGGTGAACGCCTTCGACGGCCGGCTGGCCCTCGACCTGCCCTCGATCCGCTGGGCGCTGGCGATCGGCGAACACGTGCCGCTGGTGCAGTTCGACGCCCGGGACCGGCTCTCCGTACGGGACGCGTTGCTGGTCGTCCTGGACCGGGCGCTGGACCGGGCGACCCGGGAGAAGGGGGCCTGA
- a CDS encoding gas vesicle protein GvpO, translating to MTARIRGDGDRERWRDRGGRAEERYLDEDDEEAVSAAEAAREGLRQIVALTGRDPLGITSIQPTDDGWRIGVEVVEDHRIPASTDLLGLYEVELDMTGSLLGYRRTRRYQRGKGD from the coding sequence ATGACAGCACGGATCCGGGGTGACGGCGACCGCGAGCGGTGGCGGGACCGGGGTGGCCGGGCCGAGGAGCGGTATCTCGACGAGGACGACGAGGAGGCGGTCAGCGCGGCCGAGGCGGCCCGGGAGGGGCTACGCCAGATTGTCGCGCTGACCGGCCGGGACCCGCTCGGGATCACCTCGATCCAGCCCACCGACGACGGCTGGCGGATCGGGGTGGAGGTGGTCGAGGACCACCGCATCCCGGCGTCGACCGACCTGCTCGGCCTCTACGAGGTCGAGCTGGACATGACCGGCAGCCTGCTCGGCTACCGGCGGACGCGCCGCTACCAGCGCGGCAAGGGGGACTGA
- a CDS encoding gas vesicle protein produces MTIGRAPSVVQNSGQVLPAGHEPANLGDILERVLDRGIVIAGDIRVSLLDIELLTLKLRLVIASVDTARQIGIDWWEHDPWLSSRARPPVEPGPRDPEEVEASRRPRVAARAERDPREGWHDHDL; encoded by the coding sequence ATGACCATTGGGCGGGCTCCGTCGGTCGTGCAGAACTCCGGTCAGGTGCTGCCGGCCGGCCACGAGCCGGCGAACCTCGGCGACATCCTGGAACGGGTGCTCGACCGGGGCATCGTGATCGCCGGTGACATCCGGGTCAGCCTGCTCGACATCGAGCTGCTGACGCTGAAACTGCGGCTGGTCATCGCCTCCGTGGACACCGCGCGGCAGATCGGCATCGACTGGTGGGAGCACGACCCGTGGCTCAGCTCCCGGGCGCGTCCGCCGGTCGAGCCGGGCCCGCGCGACCCGGAGGAGGTCGAGGCGTCCCGCCGGCCGCGGGTGGCGGCCCGCGCCGAGCGGGACCCGAGGGAGGGCTGGCATGACCACGACCTCTGA
- a CDS encoding DUF3263 domain-containing protein has product MPADATERAVTDDRPEPSGTTDVARREAGVTVPPPRSAPAVEAAPPDDGPAGPAPAPEAPGEADGLTERERRILAFEQQWWKYAGAKEQAIRDTFGLSATRYYQLLNALLDQPAALAAEPVLVGRLRRLRSSRARNRRR; this is encoded by the coding sequence ATGCCCGCCGACGCCACGGAGCGGGCCGTCACCGACGACCGGCCCGAGCCGTCCGGGACCACCGACGTCGCGCGCCGGGAGGCCGGCGTCACCGTCCCGCCACCCCGCTCCGCCCCCGCGGTCGAGGCCGCGCCGCCGGACGACGGGCCGGCGGGTCCGGCTCCCGCCCCGGAGGCGCCCGGCGAGGCCGACGGGCTGACCGAGCGGGAGCGGCGGATCCTCGCCTTCGAGCAGCAGTGGTGGAAGTACGCGGGCGCCAAGGAACAGGCCATCCGGGACACCTTCGGGCTCTCCGCGACGCGCTACTACCAACTGCTCAACGCGCTGCTCGATCAGCCCGCCGCGCTCGCGGCCGAGCCGGTGCTGGTCGGCCGGCTGCGCCGGCTCCGCTCGTCCCGGGCCCGGAACAGGCGGCGCTGA
- a CDS encoding gas vesicle protein, producing MGVTTLAPSSADDPLTYRPVALVDLLDRVLATGVVITGDITLAIADVDLVRISLRALIASVGALAPPEPEAAP from the coding sequence ATGGGCGTGACCACCCTGGCGCCCAGCAGCGCCGACGACCCGCTGACCTACCGGCCGGTGGCCCTGGTCGACCTGCTCGACCGGGTGCTCGCCACCGGCGTGGTGATCACCGGGGACATCACCCTGGCCATCGCGGACGTCGACCTGGTCCGCATCTCGCTGCGCGCGCTCATCGCCTCGGTCGGCGCGCTGGCCCCGCCCGAACCGGAGGCAGCGCCGTGA
- a CDS encoding DUF742 domain-containing protein: MTPEAAGEDPEPEPGTRVRPFLRAPSPGPGPDTGDGEPTGPRPFVLTAGRVDGDPAIGLETQVTARPESGSWAVIARLDTELATIVALCAEPISVAEISARARMHFGVTRVLVGDLRAAGHLDVHLGDADDALDPDLILRVIDGLRAIS; encoded by the coding sequence ATGACCCCGGAGGCGGCCGGCGAGGACCCGGAGCCGGAGCCCGGCACCCGGGTCCGGCCCTTCCTGCGCGCGCCGTCCCCCGGCCCCGGGCCGGACACGGGCGACGGGGAGCCCACCGGTCCGCGTCCGTTCGTGCTGACCGCCGGACGGGTGGACGGCGATCCGGCGATCGGCCTGGAGACCCAGGTGACCGCCCGGCCGGAGAGCGGCTCGTGGGCGGTGATCGCCCGGCTCGACACGGAACTGGCGACGATCGTGGCGCTCTGCGCGGAGCCGATCTCGGTCGCCGAGATCTCCGCCCGGGCGCGGATGCACTTCGGCGTGACCCGGGTGCTCGTCGGCGACCTCCGCGCGGCCGGGCACCTCGACGTGCACCTCGGGGACGCCGACGACGCCCTCGACCCCGACCTCATCCTGCGAGTGATTGATGGACTCCGTGCGATCTCCTGA